Proteins encoded within one genomic window of Candidatus Poribacteria bacterium:
- a CDS encoding ATP-binding cassette domain-containing protein, whose protein sequence is MIEARDLTKHYGTYVGIEDVSFSVARGEVVGFLGPNGAGKTTTMRVLTCSMPATSGTASVCGYDVLKDSLEVRRHTGYLPESPPIYLEMSVVSYLRFVGEIKSLPVSLRRTRLDAVLEVCGLGDVRNRIIGQLSKGYRQRVGLAQALIHDPDVLVLDEPTSGLDPSQIIEIRQLIRELGASRTVILSTHILPEASMTCQRLLVIAEGRLVGDVALDARGEVKSVRRPDGSVIEYGSAAVVRVEVRGKPSEVQGRLAAVPGVVSVDASGDDENDAWTLACAPDADPRPEIVRAVVAAGADLLEMREVRQSVEQVFLDLTQTDFRSRSEPEASAA, encoded by the coding sequence ATGATCGAAGCGCGTGACTTAACGAAACACTACGGAACCTATGTCGGCATCGAAGACGTGTCGTTCTCCGTGGCACGAGGCGAGGTGGTGGGGTTTCTCGGACCCAACGGCGCGGGTAAGACCACGACGATGCGCGTGCTGACGTGCAGCATGCCGGCTACGTCGGGCACGGCGAGTGTCTGCGGGTACGACGTGCTGAAGGACTCGCTCGAAGTTCGCCGTCACACGGGGTACCTGCCGGAGTCGCCGCCCATCTATCTGGAGATGTCGGTGGTTTCGTATCTCCGGTTCGTCGGAGAGATCAAGAGCCTGCCCGTGTCGCTCCGACGCACGCGCCTGGACGCCGTTCTGGAGGTCTGCGGGCTGGGCGATGTGCGGAACCGGATCATCGGGCAGTTGTCCAAGGGGTATCGGCAGCGAGTCGGACTGGCACAGGCGCTGATCCACGACCCGGACGTGCTGGTGCTCGACGAGCCGACGAGCGGGTTGGACCCGTCGCAGATCATCGAGATCCGCCAGCTCATTCGGGAGCTCGGCGCGTCCCGAACCGTCATTTTGAGCACGCACATCCTGCCGGAGGCGAGCATGACCTGTCAGCGCCTTCTGGTGATCGCGGAAGGCAGGCTCGTCGGGGATGTCGCGCTGGATGCACGCGGCGAGGTGAAGTCGGTTCGCCGACCGGATGGCTCCGTCATCGAGTACGGTTCCGCCGCGGTCGTTCGCGTCGAGGTTCGGGGCAAGCCATCGGAGGTACAGGGACGCCTTGCAGCGGTTCCTGGCGTCGTCTCGGTCGACGCATCTGGCGATGACGAGAACGACGCTTGGACGCTCGCCTGCGCTCCCGACGCCGATCCTCGCCCGGAGATCGTCCGCGCGGTCGTCGCCGCTGGCGCGGACCTGCTGGAAATGCGCGAGGTGCGCCAGTCGGTCGAACAGGTGTTCCTCGACCTGACCCAGACCGACTTCCGGTCGCGATCCGAGCCGGAAGCCAGCGCCGCCTGA
- a CDS encoding phytanoyl-CoA dioxygenase family protein, whose translation MSASSALPDLSAPYPLTEAQCITYRSKGHILLRGVANDAEIGAYGEVIRAAAYRHSKESRPIEERDTYGRAFLQVMNLWIDDASVRQYVFAKRFAKIAADLMGVSSVRLYHDQALFKEPGGGHTPWHQDQYYWPLGTDNTVTMWMPLVDLSPEMGTMRFADGSHQQAYRATIGISDESEAALGRLVAGTGLPVTQTPAMRAGDATFHSGWTLHAASGNPTSRAREVMTVIYFADGATVLEPDNDNRKADLEWWLPGLNPGELAASPINPVLYQR comes from the coding sequence ATGAGCGCATCCAGCGCCCTTCCCGATCTCTCTGCGCCCTACCCGCTGACCGAAGCGCAGTGCATTACCTACCGCTCGAAGGGGCACATTCTGCTGCGCGGCGTGGCAAACGACGCCGAGATCGGTGCGTATGGCGAAGTCATCCGCGCCGCTGCGTATCGTCACAGCAAGGAGTCCCGTCCCATCGAAGAACGGGACACCTACGGACGCGCGTTCCTCCAGGTGATGAACCTGTGGATCGACGACGCCAGCGTGCGGCAGTACGTCTTCGCCAAGCGCTTCGCCAAGATCGCCGCCGACTTGATGGGGGTGTCCTCGGTGCGCCTCTACCACGATCAGGCGTTGTTCAAGGAACCGGGAGGCGGCCACACGCCCTGGCATCAAGACCAGTACTACTGGCCCCTGGGAACCGACAACACGGTCACGATGTGGATGCCCCTCGTCGATCTCTCGCCTGAGATGGGCACGATGCGCTTCGCGGACGGTTCGCACCAACAGGCGTACCGCGCGACCATCGGCATCTCTGACGAGTCCGAGGCGGCACTGGGCAGGCTCGTCGCCGGAACCGGGCTGCCCGTCACGCAGACGCCGGCAATGCGAGCGGGAGACGCGACATTCCACTCAGGATGGACGCTCCACGCCGCGAGCGGGAATCCGACGTCGCGGGCTCGTGAAGTGATGACCGTCATCTACTTCGCAGACGGCGCGACGGTTCTGGAACCCGACAACGACAATCGGAAGGCGGATCTGGAGTGGTGGCTCCCGGGTCTCAATCCGGGAGAACTCGCGGCGAGCCCGATCAACCCTGTGCTGTATCAGCGGTAG
- a CDS encoding glycine--tRNA ligase subunit beta → MSMTFQEIIRTLNDYWSEQGCIIQQPYDIEVGAGTFNPATSLRTLGPEPFRVAYVEPSRRPADGRYGENPYRLCHYYQYQVILKPAPEDSQDLYLGSLRALGLDPTTNDFRFVEDDWESPTLGASGLGWEVWCNGAEVTQYTYFQQIGSIETDPICLELTYGLERLAMYLQGVDSIFDVRWNEHLSYGDVHHRTEVEYTTYYLEKSDPKLLFQWFQDYEAECARCVEAGLVWPALDYVLKASHAFNMLDARGAISVSERVTYVARVRTLARRVARAYVEQRESMEHPLLDRWSEPAPAAPDASSAEELVGTHADLLFEIGTEETPAGSVQPALSQLQARMADWLAEQRLEHAGVQVLGTPRRLTVHVSRLTLRQPDADVEVAGPPKRAAYAEDGSPTKAAQGFARSQGVDLDSLYVKTTERGEYAFARTTVVGASAASLLSSFLPELINGLRFPKTMRWSGLRFARPIRWLVALLGDRVVGCRLGHIVAGNVTRGHRSLGERHIELASADLRTYVDTLRENRVIADRDARLGAVRAQIEAELERLGSPASVDDELLDEVTDLVEFPEAVVGSFAESHLAVPSEVLITSMKRHQRYFPVYRPDGSLQAKFIAVSNGTRDGEANVRYGNERVLRARLEDAEFFWRTDQAEPLAVRVDALSRVTFQEKLGSLGDKSERVRALVAHIADELAFDSDERRDAECAARLCKADLTTAMVYEFPELQGIMGRHYALNSGESADVAIAIEEHYQPRAADSDLPESRIGASLAIADRIDTIVGYFGIGMAPTGSQDPYSLRRQAIGVCRMLLEIGLPLRLRSLLESASGAYGDRIAGDTADRVTEFFRSRLEVILGERGHAYDEVEAVLAPGFDRIDQLPARLDALRAFRESDDFARIYPALNRVLRIIPPEATGTPRQGSLKEPAEVNLSRLLKLQRTQLDEALIARNYAELIKLLGNLQANIDAFFDAVLVMDPDPDVRANRLALLRQIATYILAVADVSKLVLSGAAR, encoded by the coding sequence ATGTCCATGACGTTTCAGGAAATCATCCGCACGCTGAACGACTACTGGTCGGAGCAGGGCTGCATCATCCAACAGCCATACGATATCGAGGTCGGCGCTGGCACGTTCAACCCCGCCACGTCGCTGCGAACGCTGGGACCCGAGCCGTTCCGAGTCGCTTACGTGGAACCCAGCAGGCGACCTGCCGATGGGCGCTACGGCGAGAACCCATACCGGCTCTGCCACTATTACCAGTACCAGGTGATCCTCAAGCCCGCTCCCGAGGACAGCCAGGACCTCTACCTCGGAAGCCTTCGGGCGCTGGGGCTCGATCCGACGACCAACGACTTCCGCTTCGTCGAAGACGACTGGGAGTCGCCCACGCTCGGAGCGTCGGGTCTCGGATGGGAAGTGTGGTGCAACGGCGCGGAGGTTACGCAGTATACCTACTTCCAGCAGATCGGGAGCATCGAGACCGACCCAATCTGCCTTGAGCTCACCTACGGGCTCGAACGCCTTGCGATGTACCTCCAGGGAGTGGACAGCATCTTCGATGTCCGGTGGAACGAGCATCTGTCCTACGGCGACGTCCACCATCGCACCGAAGTCGAATACACGACGTACTACCTGGAGAAGTCCGATCCCAAGCTGCTCTTCCAGTGGTTCCAAGACTACGAGGCGGAGTGCGCCCGCTGCGTCGAGGCAGGACTCGTGTGGCCCGCGCTCGACTACGTTCTGAAAGCCTCGCACGCATTCAATATGCTCGACGCGCGAGGGGCGATCAGCGTGTCAGAGCGTGTGACCTACGTCGCTCGCGTCAGAACGCTGGCGCGGCGAGTGGCGCGCGCCTACGTCGAACAGCGCGAGTCGATGGAGCATCCGCTGCTCGACCGATGGAGCGAACCCGCCCCGGCCGCACCCGATGCTTCGTCGGCGGAAGAACTGGTCGGCACGCACGCCGACCTGCTGTTCGAGATCGGAACCGAGGAGACACCCGCTGGGTCCGTGCAGCCCGCCCTGTCGCAGCTTCAGGCGCGGATGGCCGACTGGCTCGCTGAACAACGCCTCGAGCACGCCGGCGTCCAAGTGCTGGGAACGCCTCGACGTCTGACCGTCCATGTGAGCCGACTGACGCTCCGGCAACCCGACGCCGACGTGGAGGTGGCGGGTCCGCCCAAGCGCGCCGCCTACGCCGAAGACGGCTCGCCGACCAAAGCCGCGCAGGGCTTCGCGCGTTCCCAAGGCGTCGATCTCGACTCGCTCTACGTCAAGACGACCGAACGCGGCGAATACGCCTTCGCGCGGACGACCGTCGTCGGCGCATCGGCTGCCAGTCTGCTGTCCAGCTTCCTTCCTGAACTCATCAACGGTCTCCGGTTCCCGAAGACGATGCGTTGGAGCGGTCTGCGGTTCGCGCGTCCGATCCGATGGCTGGTCGCGCTCCTGGGGGATCGGGTCGTCGGTTGCCGGCTGGGTCACATCGTGGCGGGCAACGTCACGCGTGGACACCGGTCGCTGGGAGAGCGCCACATTGAGCTGGCGTCTGCCGACCTCCGCACGTACGTCGATACGCTGCGGGAGAACCGCGTCATCGCCGACCGCGACGCGCGCCTTGGCGCCGTGCGCGCCCAGATCGAGGCGGAACTGGAGCGCCTCGGATCGCCCGCATCGGTTGACGATGAACTGCTCGACGAGGTGACCGACCTGGTCGAGTTCCCCGAGGCGGTGGTCGGATCATTCGCCGAAAGCCATCTGGCGGTTCCGTCCGAGGTGCTCATCACGTCCATGAAGCGCCATCAGCGGTACTTCCCGGTCTACCGACCCGATGGATCGCTGCAGGCGAAGTTCATCGCCGTCTCCAACGGGACGCGCGACGGCGAGGCGAACGTGCGCTACGGCAACGAGCGCGTGCTGCGCGCGCGCCTCGAAGATGCCGAGTTCTTCTGGAGAACCGATCAGGCGGAGCCGTTGGCTGTCCGCGTCGATGCACTGTCGCGCGTCACATTCCAGGAGAAGCTCGGATCGCTGGGCGACAAGTCCGAAAGGGTCCGCGCGCTGGTCGCGCACATCGCCGATGAGCTCGCGTTCGATTCGGATGAGCGACGCGACGCCGAATGTGCGGCACGGCTCTGCAAAGCCGATCTGACGACGGCGATGGTGTATGAGTTCCCTGAGCTCCAGGGCATCATGGGACGGCATTACGCGCTCAACTCCGGCGAATCGGCAGACGTCGCCATCGCGATCGAGGAGCATTATCAGCCCCGAGCCGCCGACTCCGATCTGCCGGAATCGCGCATTGGCGCGTCGCTCGCTATCGCCGACCGGATCGATACGATTGTCGGGTACTTCGGAATCGGAATGGCTCCAACCGGTTCCCAGGACCCCTACTCGCTGCGACGCCAAGCTATCGGCGTCTGCCGGATGCTGCTGGAGATCGGGCTTCCGCTTCGGCTGCGAAGCCTACTCGAAAGCGCTTCGGGCGCGTACGGCGACCGGATCGCCGGCGACACGGCGGACCGAGTGACCGAGTTCTTCCGCTCGCGCTTGGAGGTGATTCTGGGCGAACGCGGACACGCCTACGACGAGGTCGAAGCCGTCCTTGCCCCCGGGTTCGACCGGATCGACCAGCTTCCGGCGCGTCTCGACGCGCTCCGCGCCTTCCGCGAGTCGGACGACTTCGCGCGCATCTACCCGGCGCTGAACCGCGTGCTGCGCATCATCCCGCCGGAGGCGACCGGCACGCCGCGTCAGGGCTCCCTGAAGGAACCCGCCGAGGTGAACCTGTCCAGGCTGCTCAAACTGCAGAGGACACAGCTCGACGAAGCGCTCATCGCCCGGAACTACGCCGAGCTCATCAAGCTGTTGGGGAACCTGCAGGCGAACATCGACGCGTTCTTCGATGCGGTGCTCGTGATGGACCCCGACCCGGACGTACGGGCGAACCGGCTGGCTCTTCTGCGGCAGATCGCGACGTACATCCTGGCGGTGGCGGACGTATCGAAACTGGTTCTCTCCGGTGCCGCGCGCTGA
- the recO gene encoding DNA repair protein RecO — translation MPSSGRRSSSPSPKKTITCWRTAATWLGLARAPTARRIRSVENPQTRERAMGIERDSGIVIRSIKLGEADRIISFCTPRFGKVRGVARGSRRPKSRMGASLELFNVGELVFVRKANRDLDSISSFDVSDAHGSRLRDPLRVAYASYLAELTSEFVVEEDASPALFALICDAVRAVESTPSGTDLAPIARSFEMKLLTLAGYGPHLRSCVRCGAPLADGEVPVGIDSGGALCARHASQDRTVVVSRGSIDAWQYLAATPVEDAAGRSLTRREGIELRHLGTMMVSHRTERPLRCVELIEALESEAASGS, via the coding sequence ATGCCCTCCTCCGGGCGCAGAAGCTCCAGCCCTTCGCCGAAGAAAACGATCACTTGCTGGCGTACTGCCGCAACATGGCTCGGACTAGCGAGAGCCCCGACAGCAAGGCGGATCCGTAGCGTCGAGAACCCGCAGACGCGCGAGCGCGCCATGGGCATTGAGCGGGATTCGGGCATCGTCATCCGGTCGATCAAGCTGGGCGAGGCGGACCGGATCATCTCGTTCTGCACGCCGAGGTTCGGCAAGGTGCGCGGCGTCGCTCGAGGAAGCCGCCGACCCAAGAGCCGGATGGGAGCCTCGCTGGAGCTCTTCAACGTTGGCGAGCTCGTATTCGTCCGCAAGGCGAACCGGGACCTGGACAGCATCAGCTCGTTCGATGTCTCGGATGCCCACGGGTCGCGCCTGAGGGACCCGCTGCGAGTCGCCTACGCATCGTATCTGGCGGAGCTCACGAGCGAGTTCGTCGTCGAAGAGGACGCGAGCCCGGCGTTGTTCGCCCTCATCTGCGACGCCGTGAGAGCCGTCGAAAGCACGCCGTCGGGTACGGACCTGGCTCCCATCGCGCGTAGCTTCGAGATGAAGCTCCTCACGCTCGCCGGATACGGGCCCCACTTGCGGAGCTGCGTGCGCTGCGGAGCGCCGCTCGCTGACGGCGAAGTCCCGGTCGGGATCGACTCCGGCGGCGCGCTCTGCGCTCGCCATGCGAGCCAAGACCGAACGGTCGTCGTCAGCCGGGGCTCGATCGACGCCTGGCAGTATCTCGCAGCGACGCCGGTCGAAGACGCTGCGGGACGCTCATTGACGCGCCGCGAGGGCATCGAGCTTCGTCACTTGGGGACGATGATGGTCTCGCACCGCACGGAACGCCCGTTGCGATGCGTCGAGCTGATCGAAGCCCTGGAATCGGAAGCCGCATCGGGTTCTTAG
- a CDS encoding tetratricopeptide repeat protein, which yields MSDLGFDDDSILRLYWVNRFLDVTSEPEDDLVAMVVSIAPITELVEALQSDNAEVRSRATQMLWHLWMSAAGDLAYDELVYGMDLVEDERWDEALGTFSQLVETLPDFAEAYNKRATTYYLMGRYEEAIADARRTIELNPSHFGAWHGLGLCHIARQEWERAINALLRAQKLQPFAEENDHLLAYCRNMARTSESPDSKADP from the coding sequence ATGTCGGACCTCGGGTTCGACGACGACAGCATCCTCCGGCTCTACTGGGTGAACCGATTCCTCGACGTGACCTCGGAGCCCGAGGATGATCTCGTTGCGATGGTCGTTTCCATCGCGCCGATCACTGAGCTCGTCGAGGCGCTCCAGTCCGACAACGCGGAGGTGCGCTCCCGGGCGACTCAGATGCTCTGGCATCTCTGGATGTCCGCCGCTGGCGATCTGGCATACGACGAGCTCGTCTACGGAATGGACCTGGTCGAGGACGAGCGGTGGGATGAAGCCCTCGGAACCTTCTCGCAGCTCGTCGAAACGCTGCCCGACTTCGCCGAGGCGTACAACAAGCGAGCGACGACCTACTACCTGATGGGGCGCTACGAGGAGGCGATCGCCGACGCCCGGCGGACGATCGAGTTGAACCCGAGCCACTTCGGGGCGTGGCACGGATTGGGGCTGTGTCACATCGCCCGTCAGGAGTGGGAACGCGCCATCAATGCCCTCCTCCGGGCGCAGAAGCTCCAGCCCTTCGCCGAAGAAAACGATCACTTGCTGGCGTACTGCCGCAACATGGCTCGGACTAGCGAGAGCCCCGACAGCAAGGCGGATCCGTAG
- a CDS encoding MFS transporter, translated as MAAKTANDDGRDRRSVFGWAMYDWANSAYATTLVTAILPIYFASVVVPADGFVLFGTRYAAMTLWAYLVGAAALFVFLAAPTLGAIADFAGAKKKFLLGFCYFGVANALMLWFCRQGDVVLTMCLFLLAHIGFVGANVFYDAYLPDLAEPERQDWVSTKGFAYGYIGGGIQFAIALAIVAGNDALDISQDLAARIGMAMAALWWGGFALFTAFFLPEPAARRALPSAYARMPVGMGYVALGVSNVLRTVRHVGRLRQLLLFLIAFMIYNDGIQTVIEMAAIYGKDELGLSSTVLMVSLLVVQFVAFGGALLAARIAGTLGTKRTIIATLVGWCAVVLYAYFMHTSAEYFVLALVVGLVLGGSQALGRSLYSSMIPAEASAEFFGFYSVFNKFSSIWGPVLFGFIRHTTGSSRNAIVSLIAFFIVGIVLLSFVDTRKAREASAQWAEAHLQTG; from the coding sequence ATGGCTGCGAAGACGGCAAACGACGACGGGCGGGACCGGCGCTCGGTGTTCGGATGGGCGATGTACGACTGGGCGAACTCCGCCTACGCGACGACGCTCGTCACCGCCATCCTGCCAATCTACTTCGCCTCCGTCGTCGTCCCCGCCGACGGCTTCGTTCTCTTCGGAACGCGTTACGCGGCGATGACGCTCTGGGCGTATCTGGTCGGCGCGGCGGCTCTTTTCGTCTTTCTGGCAGCTCCCACGTTGGGAGCCATCGCCGACTTCGCCGGAGCCAAGAAGAAGTTCCTGCTGGGCTTCTGCTACTTCGGCGTCGCCAACGCTCTGATGCTCTGGTTCTGCCGGCAGGGGGACGTCGTCCTGACGATGTGCCTGTTCCTGCTGGCGCACATCGGCTTCGTCGGCGCGAACGTGTTCTACGACGCCTACCTCCCGGACCTGGCGGAACCGGAACGGCAGGACTGGGTATCCACCAAAGGCTTCGCCTACGGATACATCGGCGGCGGCATCCAGTTCGCCATCGCCTTGGCGATCGTCGCCGGGAACGATGCGCTGGACATCAGCCAAGACCTCGCCGCTCGCATCGGCATGGCGATGGCAGCCCTCTGGTGGGGCGGCTTCGCGCTGTTCACGGCGTTCTTCTTGCCTGAGCCCGCCGCGCGCCGCGCGCTGCCCAGTGCCTACGCGCGCATGCCAGTCGGGATGGGGTACGTCGCGCTCGGAGTCTCGAACGTCTTGCGGACCGTTCGCCACGTCGGACGCCTGCGCCAGCTCCTGCTCTTCCTGATCGCCTTCATGATCTACAACGACGGCATTCAGACCGTCATCGAGATGGCGGCGATCTACGGCAAGGACGAGCTCGGGCTCAGCTCGACGGTTCTCATGGTGAGCCTGCTCGTCGTGCAGTTCGTCGCTTTTGGCGGAGCGCTTCTGGCTGCACGAATCGCAGGAACCCTCGGCACGAAGCGCACGATCATCGCGACGCTCGTCGGTTGGTGCGCCGTGGTGCTCTACGCCTACTTCATGCACACGTCTGCCGAGTACTTCGTTCTCGCGCTGGTCGTCGGGCTCGTGCTGGGCGGATCGCAAGCGCTGGGTCGATCTCTCTACTCGAGCATGATCCCGGCGGAGGCGTCGGCGGAGTTCTTCGGCTTCTACTCGGTGTTCAACAAGTTCTCATCGATCTGGGGCCCGGTGCTGTTCGGGTTCATCCGGCACACGACCGGCTCGTCCCGGAACGCCATCGTCTCGCTGATCGCGTTTTTCATCGTCGGGATCGTCCTCCTCTCGTTCGTCGACACCCGCAAAGCGCGCGAGGCGAGCGCGCAGTGGGCTGAGGCGCACCTCCAGACCGGCTGA
- a CDS encoding Gfo/Idh/MocA family oxidoreductase — MDCSPSWVRAPRHMRPADHSDRLADRTCDEHRSREERQAMAKTKVGFVGCGGIANAHLQGLAKHVDVELVAFCDVAAQRAAEAKEKYGAEGSKTFTSARDMFGDVALDAAYYCLPPFAHGDELIAVEKDVPFFVEKPVDLDLGRAKEIGAAVQKKNLLSATGYMNRYRKGIQEVRSRLRSDPAILMFGGWIGGTPRSSGSWWIDKSKSGGQFHEQVTHTVDVAVWLAGTPVEIHAYAATGLNQGVPSDYTIEDAMVVNMRFPNNGVANLWSSCSSNGGGGGVTLNVYANQMTALFTGWEHSVRILTDGGKNVEEIKGEGDIFAIEDDCFIRAVRTGDRSLVQASYVDGIESTKVTLAATESFRSGKPVAIG; from the coding sequence GTGGACTGCAGTCCGTCCTGGGTGCGCGCGCCGCGCCACATGCGCCCAGCCGATCACAGTGATAGACTCGCCGACCGAACGTGCGACGAGCACCGCTCACGCGAGGAGCGACAGGCGATGGCAAAGACGAAGGTCGGATTCGTGGGCTGCGGCGGCATTGCGAACGCTCACCTGCAGGGACTGGCAAAGCACGTGGATGTCGAGTTGGTCGCTTTCTGCGACGTGGCGGCGCAGCGAGCCGCCGAAGCGAAGGAGAAATACGGAGCCGAGGGCTCCAAGACGTTCACGTCCGCGCGCGACATGTTCGGCGACGTCGCCCTCGACGCGGCGTACTACTGCCTTCCGCCGTTCGCCCACGGCGATGAGCTGATCGCCGTCGAGAAGGACGTTCCCTTCTTCGTCGAGAAGCCAGTTGATCTCGACCTGGGCAGGGCGAAGGAGATCGGCGCGGCGGTTCAGAAGAAGAACCTGCTCTCGGCGACGGGCTACATGAACCGGTACCGCAAGGGCATCCAGGAGGTGCGGAGCCGCCTCCGGAGCGACCCCGCGATCCTCATGTTCGGCGGATGGATCGGCGGAACGCCCCGCAGCAGCGGTTCCTGGTGGATCGACAAGAGCAAGAGCGGCGGGCAGTTCCACGAACAGGTGACGCATACGGTCGATGTCGCGGTCTGGCTGGCTGGAACGCCGGTCGAGATCCATGCCTACGCCGCGACGGGGCTGAACCAGGGCGTTCCCAGCGACTACACCATCGAGGATGCGATGGTCGTCAACATGCGGTTCCCCAACAACGGCGTCGCCAATCTCTGGTCGTCCTGCTCGTCGAACGGCGGGGGCGGGGGCGTCACCCTCAACGTCTACGCGAACCAGATGACCGCGCTCTTCACGGGTTGGGAGCACTCCGTCCGTATCCTCACCGACGGCGGCAAGAACGTCGAGGAGATCAAGGGCGAGGGCGACATCTTCGCCATCGAGGACGACTGCTTCATCCGCGCTGTGCGGACCGGCGACCGCTCGCTCGTGCAGGCGTCCTACGTGGACGGCATCGAGTCGACCAAGGTCACGTTAGCGGCAACCGAATCGTTCCGCAGCGGCAAGCCGGTCGCCATCGGCTGA
- a CDS encoding zinc-binding dehydrogenase, with product MKAAQLVAPQQFQIIDVPVPNLAAAGNGAVLIRVERACICGSDMPHFLRILDRYPAAIGLSIHECIGTVVESKSSRFKPGDAVLSVPPGQLGLAEYFVGTEASTVHLPPGGFNSEVLMAQPLGTVMWAFRKLGNLIHADTVVLGQGPMGLLIDSVLSNLGAKTVIGIDRIPERLAAAERMRATHVVDATREDPVRRVAEITGGRMADLIVEAVGHQTGTLNLCMPHIKNGGTILAFGVPDDDIYPIHFREFYHRNLRLIGSVSPEPLRDYPLAIDMIVQGRIDVSPLLTHEIPFDDVQYGFELFTQRKDGAIKVILRY from the coding sequence GTGAAAGCCGCCCAGCTCGTCGCTCCCCAGCAGTTTCAGATCATCGACGTGCCCGTGCCCAACCTCGCCGCAGCAGGCAATGGTGCGGTGCTGATCCGCGTCGAGCGCGCCTGCATCTGCGGAAGCGACATGCCGCACTTCCTCCGCATCCTCGACCGCTACCCGGCTGCCATCGGTCTCTCCATCCACGAGTGCATCGGAACCGTCGTCGAGTCGAAGAGCTCTCGCTTCAAGCCGGGCGACGCCGTCCTGTCGGTTCCGCCGGGACAGCTCGGATTGGCGGAGTACTTCGTCGGAACCGAGGCGAGCACCGTCCACCTGCCACCGGGAGGGTTCAACAGCGAGGTCCTCATGGCGCAACCGCTGGGAACCGTCATGTGGGCGTTCCGAAAGCTGGGGAACCTCATCCACGCCGACACGGTCGTGCTGGGGCAGGGCCCGATGGGTCTGCTGATCGACTCCGTTCTCAGCAACCTGGGAGCCAAGACGGTCATCGGCATCGACCGGATCCCCGAGCGTCTCGCCGCCGCCGAACGCATGCGCGCCACCCATGTCGTCGATGCGACGCGGGAGGACCCCGTCCGGCGCGTCGCCGAGATCACCGGCGGGCGCATGGCAGACCTCATCGTCGAAGCAGTCGGGCACCAGACCGGCACGCTGAACCTCTGCATGCCGCACATCAAGAACGGCGGGACGATCCTCGCGTTCGGCGTGCCCGACGACGACATCTACCCGATCCACTTCCGCGAGTTCTACCACCGGAACCTGCGGCTCATCGGCTCCGTCAGCCCCGAACCCCTCCGCGACTACCCGCTGGCGATCGACATGATCGTTCAGGGGCGCATCGACGTGTCGCCGCTGCTGACGCACGAGATTCCCTTTGACGACGTGCAATACGGCTTCGAGCTCTTCACGCAGCGCAAGGACGGGGCGATCAAGGTCATCCTGCGCTACTGA